From Chryseobacterium gallinarum, one genomic window encodes:
- a CDS encoding winged helix-turn-helix transcriptional regulator, producing MAKIIENGTEREATCTEELFAMRDSLDVLGGKWKLMILRYLTNRTDQQIHFKKLERGIEGISAKMLSKELKELEMNLLITRTIQDTKPITVTYAVTEYGKSVLPVTETLVNWGLLHREKIKASMG from the coding sequence ATGGCAAAAATTATTGAAAACGGAACTGAAAGAGAAGCAACCTGCACTGAGGAATTATTCGCAATGCGTGATAGTCTTGATGTGTTGGGCGGAAAATGGAAGTTAATGATTCTGCGGTATTTGACGAACAGAACAGATCAGCAGATTCATTTTAAAAAACTGGAACGTGGAATTGAGGGGATTTCCGCCAAAATGCTGAGTAAAGAACTGAAAGAGCTGGAAATGAATCTTTTGATTACAAGAACAATTCAGGATACAAAACCGATTACAGTTACTTATGCGGTTACTGAATACGGAAAATCGGTGCTTCCGGTAACCGAAACGCTGGTGAACTGGGGATTACTTCATAGAGAGAAGATCAAAGCTTCAATGGGTTAA